A single region of the Oryzias melastigma strain HK-1 linkage group LG23, ASM292280v2, whole genome shotgun sequence genome encodes:
- the echdc3 gene encoding enoyl-CoA hydratase domain-containing protein 3, mitochondrial, which produces MTLPGSECGKVNAVMARALLLAALGGTRLVGSGSLLSARRFCSEPLTVRRQEAGIRRIILNNPKKRNALSLSMLESLRENILTDVDSEDLRVIIISAEGPVFSSGHDLKELTSVQGREYHTKVFHTCSEVMTLIQDVPIPVIAMVNGVATAAGCQLVASCDIAVATDKSSFATPGVNIGLFCSTPAVAIGRAVPRKVAMEMLFTGSPLSAQEALLHGLISKVVPEERLEEETLAIAQRVCQASRPVVALGKATFQRQMAQGRDAAYATASKVMVDNLALRDGQEGIRAFLEKRKPVWSHKTEKVHP; this is translated from the exons ATGACGTTACCCGGAAGTGAGTGTGGGAAGGTGAATGCAGTCATGGCTCGCGCTTTGCTCCTCGCGGCTCTCGGCGGGACTCGGCTCGTCGGGAGCGGGTCTCTGCTGTCCGCTCGACGGTTCTGCTCCGAGCCGCTGACGGTGAGACGGCAGGAGGCCGGAATCAG GAGGATCATATTAAACAACCCGAAGAAGAGGAACGCCCTGTCGCTGTCCATGCTGGAATCGCTCCGAGAAAACATCCTGACGGATGTGGACAGTGAGGATCTGCGAGTGATCATCATATCAG CTGAAGGTCCGGTGTTTTCTTCTGGACACGACCTGAAGGAGCTGACATCTGTTCAGGGCCGGGAGTATCACACCAAGGTGTTTCACACCTGTTCAGAG GTGATGACTTTGATACAGGACGTCCCCATTCCAGTGATCGCCATGGTAAATGGCGTCGCCACGGCAGCCGGTTGTCAGCTTGTTGCCTCATGTGACATCGCCGTGGCGACAGACAAGTCTAGCTTTGCCACTCCTGGTGTCAACATCGGCCTGTTCTGCTCGACGCCGGCAGTGGCCATCGGCAGAGCTGTACCGAGGAAG GTTGCCATGGAGATGTTGTTCACAGGAAGTCCTCTCTCAGCCCAGGAAGCTCTGCTGCATGGTCTTATTAGCAAGGTGGTGCCGGAGGAGCGTCTGGAGGAGGAGACGCTCGCCATCGCCCAGCGGGTGTGTCAGGCTAGTCGACCTGTGGTCGCTCTCGGCAAGGCCACATTCCAAAG acaaatggcTCAAGGCAGAGATGCTGCATACGCCACAGCGTCCAAGGTGATGGTGGACAACCTGGCTCTGAGAGACGGACAAGAAGGAATCCGAGCCTTCTTAGAAAAACGCAAGCCCGTTTGGAGCCATAAGACGGAGAAAGTCCATCCCTAA